The Rana temporaria chromosome 4, aRanTem1.1, whole genome shotgun sequence genome contains a region encoding:
- the TM4SF1 gene encoding transmembrane 4 L6 family member 1, translating to MCFTRCARCIGCFLLALAILCIIANILLFFPNGETRWANENQLTNYVWFFHGIGGAGLVMLLPAFVFIFLEQEDCCGCCGHVTCGKSCAMLGSVVAALIGIAGAGYCLIISALALERGPRCETSSGWSYPFENTNGNYLTDHSTWSQCIQPNNVVVWNVTLFSILLGLSGIQIILCIIQVINGIIGGLCGSCCCQQKSQTYQC from the exons ATGTGTTTTACCAGGTGTGCAAGATGTATCGGTTGTTTTCTGCTAGCTTTGGCAATCCTGTGCATCATAGCAAACATCTTATTGTTTTTTCCCAATGGAGAAACACGATGGGCCAACGAAAACCAATTGACTAACTATGTGTGGTTTTTCCATGGAATTGGAGGAGCTGGACTTGTT ATGCTGCTTCCAGCTTTCGTGTTCATTTTCCTAGAACAAGAAGATTGCTGTGGATGCTGTGGCCATGTGACCTGTGGTAAAAGCTGCGCA ATGCTGGGATCCGTTGTGGCTGCATTAATCGGAATTGCCGGTGCTGGCTACTGCCTCATCATTTCTGCACTGGCCTTAGAAAGAGGACCAAGATGTGAGACAAGTTCAGGGTGGAGCTATCCCTTTGAAAATACTAATGGAAA CTATCTGACCGATCACTCCACATGGTCCCAATGCATACAGCCCAATAATGTTGTTGTGTGGAATGTCACTCTTTTCTCCATCCTGCTTGGCCTGTCGGGAATCCAGATCATTTTATGTATAATTCAAGTCATCAACGGTATAATTGGTGGACTTTGTGGTTCTTGCTGTTGCCAACAGAAGTCCCAG acataTCAATGCTGA